One window of the Esox lucius isolate fEsoLuc1 chromosome 8, fEsoLuc1.pri, whole genome shotgun sequence genome contains the following:
- the rhpn1 gene encoding rhophilin-1 isoform X3, with translation MMGEEPASYTRETEMSSDAGSDEELPAPMEEGSRNGSIRKGCDPCCQTQRSKLQHRRARINQQINKEMRMRAGAENLFRATTNNKVKETVALELSFVNSNLQLLKEELEELNSNMEVYQTESESINVPMIPLGLKETKDVDLTVPLKDFICEHYGEDGSLFEKEIKEFMELRQAMRTPSRNQAGLELLVEYYNQLYYLDQRFFPPHRNLGVHFHWYDSLTGVPSCQRALAFEKGSVLFNVAALYTQIGARQDRSATAGIDRAIDAFQRAAGAFHYLKENFSNAPSLDMSGPSLCMLVRLMIAQVQECVFERVTLTTQDTHFTSQLQVAQEAARVSDVYSLVLQTMTQPMVKDYVPFSWASMVQVKAEHFRALSHYYAAVALCNHTQSVQDEDCDEETEKFFLQFHVTTPAKPTLSQVLREPEERRKLGKAHLRRAVIRHEEAMRVHSMCKILRKMDILQEVLSFTHKRSLDKYSEMDQEDDFDETAEAPEIHSQSHQKPDIITPNFFMVSVTDIFQRLGPLSVFCARARWGPVRVVCLQRGEGCLGLTLRGDSPVLVAGVVPGGCAEEAGLREGDYIVAVDGEDCKWAKHGEVVHLLKSGGDRGVELSVITLHTHDAQVERRSAMLSPSGDKENARQRSMGGAKGQSSASLLNWNRKKNRDGGGVTKRLGSTFSLPFGNLRDSESMY, from the exons ATGATGGGAGAAGAACCTGCTTCATATACAAG agagacagagatgtctAGTGACGCTGGCTCGGACGAAGAGTTGCCCGCACCGATGGAGGAAGGGAGTCGAAACGGGAGTATCAGAAAG GGTTGTGATCCGTGTTGTCAGACCCAGCGCAGCAAGCTGCAGCACCGCAGAGCTCGTATTAACCAGCAAATCAACAAGGAGATGAGGATGAGGGCTGGGGCAGAAAACCTTTTCAG GGCCACCACTAACAACAAGGTAAAGGAGACTGTGGCTTTAGAGCTGAGCTTTGTCAACTCCAACCTGCAGCTGCTTAAGGAGGAGCTAGAGGAACTCAACAGCAACATGGAGGTGTACCAGACAGAGAG CGAATCCATTAATGTTCCCATGATCCCACTGGGTCTGAAGGAGACCAAGGATGTGGACCTCACTGTCCCTCTCAAG GACTTCATCTGTGAGCACTACGGAGAGGACGGCTCCCTGTTTGAGAAGGAGATCAAGGAGTTCATGGAGCTCAGACAG GCCATGCGTACTCCCAGCCGTAACCAGGCGGGCTTGGAGCTGTTGGTGGAGTATTATAACCAGCTGTACTACCTCGACCAGAGATTCTTCCCCCCTCACAGAAACCTGGGAGTCCACTTCCACtg GTATGACTCTTTAACTGGCGTTCCATCCTGCCAGCGGGCCTTGGCATTTGAGAAGGGCAGTGTTCTGTTCAACGTAGCGGCTCTCTACACACAGATAGGAGCCAGACAGGACCGCTCAGCCACTGCTGGCATAGACCGGGCAATAGATGCCTTCCAGAGAGCCGCAG ggGCCTTTCACTACCTGAAGGAGAACTTCTCCAACGCTCCCAGTCTGGATATGAGTGGCCCGTCGTTGTGCATGCTGGTCCGGCTGATGATCGCCCAGGTGCAGGAGTGTGTGTTCGAACGGGTCACACTCACGACGCAGGACACACACTTCACCTCCCAACTACAGGTGGCTCAGGAGGCAGCCCGG GTGTCAGATGTGTATAGCTTGGTTCTCCAGACCATGACCCAGCCCATGGTGAAGGACTACGTCCCGTTCTCCTGGGCCTCCATGGTTCAGGTGAAGGCGGAGCACTTCAGAGCCTTGTCCCACTACTACGCTGCTGTGGCTCTCTGCAACCACACAC AGTCAGTTCAAGATGAAGATTGTGATGAAGAAACAGAGAAGTTTTTCCTCCAGTTCCATGTCACAACTCCTGCAAAACCCACTCTCAGCCAGGTCCTCAGAGAGCCTGAGGAGAGACGCAAACTGG gaaAGGCCCATCTCCGTCGGGCGGTGATCAGACATGAAGAGGCCATGAGAGTTCACAGTATGTGTAAGATCCTGAGGAAGATGGACATTCTTCAGGAGGTTCTGTCCTTCACGCACAAACGCTCTCTGGACAAATACTCTGAGATGGATCAAGAGGATGACTTTGATGAGACAGCAGAAGCCCCTGAAATACACT CTCAGTCCCATCAGAAGCCGGATATAATTACGCCCAACTTCTTCATGGTCTCAGTCACAGACATCTTCCAGAGGCTG GGTCCCCTCTCAGTGTTCTGTGCGCGGGCGCGCTGGGGTCCGGTACGCGTGGTGTGCCTCCAGCGAGGCGAGGGCTGTCTGGGGCTGACTCTCAGAGGAGACTCTCCGGTCCTGGTGGCTGGAGTGGTACCAGGAGGGTGTGCCGAG gagGCAGGTCTCAGGGAGGGGGACTACATAGTGGCTGTTGATGGGGAAGATTGTAAGTGGGCCAAACATGGAGAGGTGGTCCACCTCCTGAAGAGCGGTGGTGACAGAGGAGTGGAGCTCAGCGTCatcacactgcacacacacgaCGCACAG gtggagAGAAGGTCAGCCATGCTTTCGCCCAGCGGAGATAAAGAGAACGCTCGGCAACGGAGCATGGGCGGGGCTAAGGGCCAGAGTTCTGCCTCCTTACTCAACTGGAACCGGAAGAAGAATCGGGACGGGGGCGGAGTCACCAAGAGACTGGGTAGCACCTTCAGTCTGCCATTTGGAAACCTCAGAGACAGTGAGTCCATGTACTGA
- the rhpn1 gene encoding rhophilin-1 isoform X2 translates to MSSDAGSDEELPAPMEEGSRNGSIRKGCDPCCQTQRSKLQHRRARINQQINKEMRMRAGAENLFRATTNNKVKETVALELSFVNSNLQLLKEELEELNSNMEVYQTESESINVPMIPLGLKETKDVDLTVPLKDFICEHYGEDGSLFEKEIKEFMELRQAMRTPSRNQAGLELLVEYYNQLYYLDQRFFPPHRNLGVHFHWYDSLTGVPSCQRALAFEKGSVLFNVAALYTQIGARQDRSATAGIDRAIDAFQRAAGAFHYLKENFSNAPSLDMSGPSLCMLVRLMIAQVQECVFERVTLTTQDTHFTSQLQVAQEAARVSDVYSLVLQTMTQPMVKDYVPFSWASMVQVKAEHFRALSHYYAAVALCNHTQSVQDEDCDEETEKFFLQFHVTTPAKPTLSQVLREPEERRKLGKAHLRRAVIRHEEAMRVHSMCKILRKMDILQEVLSFTHKRSLDKYSEMDQEDDFDETAEAPEIHSQSHQKPDIITPNFFMVSVTDIFQRLVGVLITFIGGEMMGTLMTMARLLLCARQGPLSVFCARARWGPVRVVCLQRGEGCLGLTLRGDSPVLVAGVVPGGCAEEAGLREGDYIVAVDGEDCKWAKHGEVVHLLKSGGDRGVELSVITLHTHDAQVERRSAMLSPSGDKENARQRSMGGAKGQSSASLLNWNRKKNRDGGGVTKRLGSTFSLPFGNLRDSESMY, encoded by the exons atgtctAGTGACGCTGGCTCGGACGAAGAGTTGCCCGCACCGATGGAGGAAGGGAGTCGAAACGGGAGTATCAGAAAG GGTTGTGATCCGTGTTGTCAGACCCAGCGCAGCAAGCTGCAGCACCGCAGAGCTCGTATTAACCAGCAAATCAACAAGGAGATGAGGATGAGGGCTGGGGCAGAAAACCTTTTCAG GGCCACCACTAACAACAAGGTAAAGGAGACTGTGGCTTTAGAGCTGAGCTTTGTCAACTCCAACCTGCAGCTGCTTAAGGAGGAGCTAGAGGAACTCAACAGCAACATGGAGGTGTACCAGACAGAGAG CGAATCCATTAATGTTCCCATGATCCCACTGGGTCTGAAGGAGACCAAGGATGTGGACCTCACTGTCCCTCTCAAG GACTTCATCTGTGAGCACTACGGAGAGGACGGCTCCCTGTTTGAGAAGGAGATCAAGGAGTTCATGGAGCTCAGACAG GCCATGCGTACTCCCAGCCGTAACCAGGCGGGCTTGGAGCTGTTGGTGGAGTATTATAACCAGCTGTACTACCTCGACCAGAGATTCTTCCCCCCTCACAGAAACCTGGGAGTCCACTTCCACtg GTATGACTCTTTAACTGGCGTTCCATCCTGCCAGCGGGCCTTGGCATTTGAGAAGGGCAGTGTTCTGTTCAACGTAGCGGCTCTCTACACACAGATAGGAGCCAGACAGGACCGCTCAGCCACTGCTGGCATAGACCGGGCAATAGATGCCTTCCAGAGAGCCGCAG ggGCCTTTCACTACCTGAAGGAGAACTTCTCCAACGCTCCCAGTCTGGATATGAGTGGCCCGTCGTTGTGCATGCTGGTCCGGCTGATGATCGCCCAGGTGCAGGAGTGTGTGTTCGAACGGGTCACACTCACGACGCAGGACACACACTTCACCTCCCAACTACAGGTGGCTCAGGAGGCAGCCCGG GTGTCAGATGTGTATAGCTTGGTTCTCCAGACCATGACCCAGCCCATGGTGAAGGACTACGTCCCGTTCTCCTGGGCCTCCATGGTTCAGGTGAAGGCGGAGCACTTCAGAGCCTTGTCCCACTACTACGCTGCTGTGGCTCTCTGCAACCACACAC AGTCAGTTCAAGATGAAGATTGTGATGAAGAAACAGAGAAGTTTTTCCTCCAGTTCCATGTCACAACTCCTGCAAAACCCACTCTCAGCCAGGTCCTCAGAGAGCCTGAGGAGAGACGCAAACTGG gaaAGGCCCATCTCCGTCGGGCGGTGATCAGACATGAAGAGGCCATGAGAGTTCACAGTATGTGTAAGATCCTGAGGAAGATGGACATTCTTCAGGAGGTTCTGTCCTTCACGCACAAACGCTCTCTGGACAAATACTCTGAGATGGATCAAGAGGATGACTTTGATGAGACAGCAGAAGCCCCTGAAATACACT CTCAGTCCCATCAGAAGCCGGATATAATTACGCCCAACTTCTTCATGGTCTCAGTCACAGACATCTTCCAGAGGCTGGTAGGAGTCTTGATTACATTCATTGGTGGTGAGATGATGGGGACACTGATGACGATGGCCCGACTCCTCCTGTGTGCTCGGCAGGGTCCCCTCTCAGTGTTCTGTGCGCGGGCGCGCTGGGGTCCGGTACGCGTGGTGTGCCTCCAGCGAGGCGAGGGCTGTCTGGGGCTGACTCTCAGAGGAGACTCTCCGGTCCTGGTGGCTGGAGTGGTACCAGGAGGGTGTGCCGAG gagGCAGGTCTCAGGGAGGGGGACTACATAGTGGCTGTTGATGGGGAAGATTGTAAGTGGGCCAAACATGGAGAGGTGGTCCACCTCCTGAAGAGCGGTGGTGACAGAGGAGTGGAGCTCAGCGTCatcacactgcacacacacgaCGCACAG gtggagAGAAGGTCAGCCATGCTTTCGCCCAGCGGAGATAAAGAGAACGCTCGGCAACGGAGCATGGGCGGGGCTAAGGGCCAGAGTTCTGCCTCCTTACTCAACTGGAACCGGAAGAAGAATCGGGACGGGGGCGGAGTCACCAAGAGACTGGGTAGCACCTTCAGTCTGCCATTTGGAAACCTCAGAGACAGTGAGTCCATGTACTGA
- the rhpn1 gene encoding rhophilin-1 isoform X1, whose translation MMGEEPASYTRETEMSSDAGSDEELPAPMEEGSRNGSIRKGCDPCCQTQRSKLQHRRARINQQINKEMRMRAGAENLFRATTNNKVKETVALELSFVNSNLQLLKEELEELNSNMEVYQTESESINVPMIPLGLKETKDVDLTVPLKDFICEHYGEDGSLFEKEIKEFMELRQAMRTPSRNQAGLELLVEYYNQLYYLDQRFFPPHRNLGVHFHWYDSLTGVPSCQRALAFEKGSVLFNVAALYTQIGARQDRSATAGIDRAIDAFQRAAGAFHYLKENFSNAPSLDMSGPSLCMLVRLMIAQVQECVFERVTLTTQDTHFTSQLQVAQEAARVSDVYSLVLQTMTQPMVKDYVPFSWASMVQVKAEHFRALSHYYAAVALCNHTQSVQDEDCDEETEKFFLQFHVTTPAKPTLSQVLREPEERRKLGKAHLRRAVIRHEEAMRVHSMCKILRKMDILQEVLSFTHKRSLDKYSEMDQEDDFDETAEAPEIHSQSHQKPDIITPNFFMVSVTDIFQRLVGVLITFIGGEMMGTLMTMARLLLCARQGPLSVFCARARWGPVRVVCLQRGEGCLGLTLRGDSPVLVAGVVPGGCAEEAGLREGDYIVAVDGEDCKWAKHGEVVHLLKSGGDRGVELSVITLHTHDAQVERRSAMLSPSGDKENARQRSMGGAKGQSSASLLNWNRKKNRDGGGVTKRLGSTFSLPFGNLRDSESMY comes from the exons ATGATGGGAGAAGAACCTGCTTCATATACAAG agagacagagatgtctAGTGACGCTGGCTCGGACGAAGAGTTGCCCGCACCGATGGAGGAAGGGAGTCGAAACGGGAGTATCAGAAAG GGTTGTGATCCGTGTTGTCAGACCCAGCGCAGCAAGCTGCAGCACCGCAGAGCTCGTATTAACCAGCAAATCAACAAGGAGATGAGGATGAGGGCTGGGGCAGAAAACCTTTTCAG GGCCACCACTAACAACAAGGTAAAGGAGACTGTGGCTTTAGAGCTGAGCTTTGTCAACTCCAACCTGCAGCTGCTTAAGGAGGAGCTAGAGGAACTCAACAGCAACATGGAGGTGTACCAGACAGAGAG CGAATCCATTAATGTTCCCATGATCCCACTGGGTCTGAAGGAGACCAAGGATGTGGACCTCACTGTCCCTCTCAAG GACTTCATCTGTGAGCACTACGGAGAGGACGGCTCCCTGTTTGAGAAGGAGATCAAGGAGTTCATGGAGCTCAGACAG GCCATGCGTACTCCCAGCCGTAACCAGGCGGGCTTGGAGCTGTTGGTGGAGTATTATAACCAGCTGTACTACCTCGACCAGAGATTCTTCCCCCCTCACAGAAACCTGGGAGTCCACTTCCACtg GTATGACTCTTTAACTGGCGTTCCATCCTGCCAGCGGGCCTTGGCATTTGAGAAGGGCAGTGTTCTGTTCAACGTAGCGGCTCTCTACACACAGATAGGAGCCAGACAGGACCGCTCAGCCACTGCTGGCATAGACCGGGCAATAGATGCCTTCCAGAGAGCCGCAG ggGCCTTTCACTACCTGAAGGAGAACTTCTCCAACGCTCCCAGTCTGGATATGAGTGGCCCGTCGTTGTGCATGCTGGTCCGGCTGATGATCGCCCAGGTGCAGGAGTGTGTGTTCGAACGGGTCACACTCACGACGCAGGACACACACTTCACCTCCCAACTACAGGTGGCTCAGGAGGCAGCCCGG GTGTCAGATGTGTATAGCTTGGTTCTCCAGACCATGACCCAGCCCATGGTGAAGGACTACGTCCCGTTCTCCTGGGCCTCCATGGTTCAGGTGAAGGCGGAGCACTTCAGAGCCTTGTCCCACTACTACGCTGCTGTGGCTCTCTGCAACCACACAC AGTCAGTTCAAGATGAAGATTGTGATGAAGAAACAGAGAAGTTTTTCCTCCAGTTCCATGTCACAACTCCTGCAAAACCCACTCTCAGCCAGGTCCTCAGAGAGCCTGAGGAGAGACGCAAACTGG gaaAGGCCCATCTCCGTCGGGCGGTGATCAGACATGAAGAGGCCATGAGAGTTCACAGTATGTGTAAGATCCTGAGGAAGATGGACATTCTTCAGGAGGTTCTGTCCTTCACGCACAAACGCTCTCTGGACAAATACTCTGAGATGGATCAAGAGGATGACTTTGATGAGACAGCAGAAGCCCCTGAAATACACT CTCAGTCCCATCAGAAGCCGGATATAATTACGCCCAACTTCTTCATGGTCTCAGTCACAGACATCTTCCAGAGGCTGGTAGGAGTCTTGATTACATTCATTGGTGGTGAGATGATGGGGACACTGATGACGATGGCCCGACTCCTCCTGTGTGCTCGGCAGGGTCCCCTCTCAGTGTTCTGTGCGCGGGCGCGCTGGGGTCCGGTACGCGTGGTGTGCCTCCAGCGAGGCGAGGGCTGTCTGGGGCTGACTCTCAGAGGAGACTCTCCGGTCCTGGTGGCTGGAGTGGTACCAGGAGGGTGTGCCGAG gagGCAGGTCTCAGGGAGGGGGACTACATAGTGGCTGTTGATGGGGAAGATTGTAAGTGGGCCAAACATGGAGAGGTGGTCCACCTCCTGAAGAGCGGTGGTGACAGAGGAGTGGAGCTCAGCGTCatcacactgcacacacacgaCGCACAG gtggagAGAAGGTCAGCCATGCTTTCGCCCAGCGGAGATAAAGAGAACGCTCGGCAACGGAGCATGGGCGGGGCTAAGGGCCAGAGTTCTGCCTCCTTACTCAACTGGAACCGGAAGAAGAATCGGGACGGGGGCGGAGTCACCAAGAGACTGGGTAGCACCTTCAGTCTGCCATTTGGAAACCTCAGAGACAGTGAGTCCATGTACTGA
- the rhpn1 gene encoding rhophilin-1 isoform X4 — MEVYQTESESINVPMIPLGLKETKDVDLTVPLKDFICEHYGEDGSLFEKEIKEFMELRQAMRTPSRNQAGLELLVEYYNQLYYLDQRFFPPHRNLGVHFHWYDSLTGVPSCQRALAFEKGSVLFNVAALYTQIGARQDRSATAGIDRAIDAFQRAAGAFHYLKENFSNAPSLDMSGPSLCMLVRLMIAQVQECVFERVTLTTQDTHFTSQLQVAQEAARVSDVYSLVLQTMTQPMVKDYVPFSWASMVQVKAEHFRALSHYYAAVALCNHTQSVQDEDCDEETEKFFLQFHVTTPAKPTLSQVLREPEERRKLGKAHLRRAVIRHEEAMRVHSMCKILRKMDILQEVLSFTHKRSLDKYSEMDQEDDFDETAEAPEIHSQSHQKPDIITPNFFMVSVTDIFQRLVGVLITFIGGEMMGTLMTMARLLLCARQGPLSVFCARARWGPVRVVCLQRGEGCLGLTLRGDSPVLVAGVVPGGCAEEAGLREGDYIVAVDGEDCKWAKHGEVVHLLKSGGDRGVELSVITLHTHDAQVERRSAMLSPSGDKENARQRSMGGAKGQSSASLLNWNRKKNRDGGGVTKRLGSTFSLPFGNLRDSESMY; from the exons ATGGAGGTGTACCAGACAGAGAG CGAATCCATTAATGTTCCCATGATCCCACTGGGTCTGAAGGAGACCAAGGATGTGGACCTCACTGTCCCTCTCAAG GACTTCATCTGTGAGCACTACGGAGAGGACGGCTCCCTGTTTGAGAAGGAGATCAAGGAGTTCATGGAGCTCAGACAG GCCATGCGTACTCCCAGCCGTAACCAGGCGGGCTTGGAGCTGTTGGTGGAGTATTATAACCAGCTGTACTACCTCGACCAGAGATTCTTCCCCCCTCACAGAAACCTGGGAGTCCACTTCCACtg GTATGACTCTTTAACTGGCGTTCCATCCTGCCAGCGGGCCTTGGCATTTGAGAAGGGCAGTGTTCTGTTCAACGTAGCGGCTCTCTACACACAGATAGGAGCCAGACAGGACCGCTCAGCCACTGCTGGCATAGACCGGGCAATAGATGCCTTCCAGAGAGCCGCAG ggGCCTTTCACTACCTGAAGGAGAACTTCTCCAACGCTCCCAGTCTGGATATGAGTGGCCCGTCGTTGTGCATGCTGGTCCGGCTGATGATCGCCCAGGTGCAGGAGTGTGTGTTCGAACGGGTCACACTCACGACGCAGGACACACACTTCACCTCCCAACTACAGGTGGCTCAGGAGGCAGCCCGG GTGTCAGATGTGTATAGCTTGGTTCTCCAGACCATGACCCAGCCCATGGTGAAGGACTACGTCCCGTTCTCCTGGGCCTCCATGGTTCAGGTGAAGGCGGAGCACTTCAGAGCCTTGTCCCACTACTACGCTGCTGTGGCTCTCTGCAACCACACAC AGTCAGTTCAAGATGAAGATTGTGATGAAGAAACAGAGAAGTTTTTCCTCCAGTTCCATGTCACAACTCCTGCAAAACCCACTCTCAGCCAGGTCCTCAGAGAGCCTGAGGAGAGACGCAAACTGG gaaAGGCCCATCTCCGTCGGGCGGTGATCAGACATGAAGAGGCCATGAGAGTTCACAGTATGTGTAAGATCCTGAGGAAGATGGACATTCTTCAGGAGGTTCTGTCCTTCACGCACAAACGCTCTCTGGACAAATACTCTGAGATGGATCAAGAGGATGACTTTGATGAGACAGCAGAAGCCCCTGAAATACACT CTCAGTCCCATCAGAAGCCGGATATAATTACGCCCAACTTCTTCATGGTCTCAGTCACAGACATCTTCCAGAGGCTGGTAGGAGTCTTGATTACATTCATTGGTGGTGAGATGATGGGGACACTGATGACGATGGCCCGACTCCTCCTGTGTGCTCGGCAGGGTCCCCTCTCAGTGTTCTGTGCGCGGGCGCGCTGGGGTCCGGTACGCGTGGTGTGCCTCCAGCGAGGCGAGGGCTGTCTGGGGCTGACTCTCAGAGGAGACTCTCCGGTCCTGGTGGCTGGAGTGGTACCAGGAGGGTGTGCCGAG gagGCAGGTCTCAGGGAGGGGGACTACATAGTGGCTGTTGATGGGGAAGATTGTAAGTGGGCCAAACATGGAGAGGTGGTCCACCTCCTGAAGAGCGGTGGTGACAGAGGAGTGGAGCTCAGCGTCatcacactgcacacacacgaCGCACAG gtggagAGAAGGTCAGCCATGCTTTCGCCCAGCGGAGATAAAGAGAACGCTCGGCAACGGAGCATGGGCGGGGCTAAGGGCCAGAGTTCTGCCTCCTTACTCAACTGGAACCGGAAGAAGAATCGGGACGGGGGCGGAGTCACCAAGAGACTGGGTAGCACCTTCAGTCTGCCATTTGGAAACCTCAGAGACAGTGAGTCCATGTACTGA